The proteins below come from a single Miscanthus floridulus cultivar M001 chromosome 1, ASM1932011v1, whole genome shotgun sequence genomic window:
- the LOC136476853 gene encoding uncharacterized protein isoform X1, translating into MLSGLPSLLTVVGRDRVTSTTLTMPMEQAFRHCDKDTLKMAMLKHEETFRQQVHELHRLYRIQKLLMRDLKRELKSQRNLSTSPNGSCTEYNIGALGMCAYEHRYAARGRGGHVAAATPTPRTALSLDVVAPVVEYVRSAEEEEDDEAEETDDDAELELTLAVGGGGAKKRYGEYPSGGESLSSSSTESDVLTVSGREWRQARGTPYHKRRQATELDVVQVEDGVGVLPPPPLLFHWLSLKMA; encoded by the exons ATGCTTTCAGGCTTACCTAGCCTTCTCACTGTA GTTGGAAGAGATAGAGTGACAAGCACTACTCTCACAATGCCCATGGAGCAAGCATTCAGGCACTGCGATAAAGACACGCTGAAGATGGCCATGCTGAAACATGAAGAGACTTTCAGACAGCAA GTTCACGAGCTGCATCGCTTATACAGGATTCAGAAGCTTCTGATGCGAGACCTCAAACGGGAGCTCAAGAGCCAGAGGAACCTGTCCACCTCGCCGAACGGCAGCTGCACCGAGTACAACATAGGAGCTCTCGGCATGTGTGCCTATGAGCACCGCTACGCCGCTCGCGGCCGCGGCGGACACGTCGCAGCAGCGACGCCGACGCCGCGCACCGCTCTCAGCCTCGACGTCGTGGCGCCAGTCGTCGAGTACGTGCGGagcgcggaggaggaggaggacgacgaagcGGAGGAAACCGACGACGACGCGGAGCTGGAGCTCACGCTCGCCGTGGGTGGGGGCGGGGCCAAGAAGAGGTACGGCGAGTACCCGTCCGGTGGGGAGAGCCTCTCGTCGTCGTCCACGGAGTCCGACGTGCTCACCGTCTCCGGCCGTGAGTGGCGCCAGGCGCGCGGCACGCCGTATCACAAGAGGAGGCAGGCGACCGAGCTGGACGTGGTGCAGGTGGAGGACGGCGTCGgggtgctgccgccgccgccgctgctgttcCACTGGCTCAGCCTCAAGATGGCATGA
- the LOC136476853 gene encoding uncharacterized protein isoform X2, translated as MPMEQAFRHCDKDTLKMAMLKHEETFRQQVHELHRLYRIQKLLMRDLKRELKSQRNLSTSPNGSCTEYNIGALGMCAYEHRYAARGRGGHVAAATPTPRTALSLDVVAPVVEYVRSAEEEEDDEAEETDDDAELELTLAVGGGGAKKRYGEYPSGGESLSSSSTESDVLTVSGREWRQARGTPYHKRRQATELDVVQVEDGVGVLPPPPLLFHWLSLKMA; from the exons ATGCCCATGGAGCAAGCATTCAGGCACTGCGATAAAGACACGCTGAAGATGGCCATGCTGAAACATGAAGAGACTTTCAGACAGCAA GTTCACGAGCTGCATCGCTTATACAGGATTCAGAAGCTTCTGATGCGAGACCTCAAACGGGAGCTCAAGAGCCAGAGGAACCTGTCCACCTCGCCGAACGGCAGCTGCACCGAGTACAACATAGGAGCTCTCGGCATGTGTGCCTATGAGCACCGCTACGCCGCTCGCGGCCGCGGCGGACACGTCGCAGCAGCGACGCCGACGCCGCGCACCGCTCTCAGCCTCGACGTCGTGGCGCCAGTCGTCGAGTACGTGCGGagcgcggaggaggaggaggacgacgaagcGGAGGAAACCGACGACGACGCGGAGCTGGAGCTCACGCTCGCCGTGGGTGGGGGCGGGGCCAAGAAGAGGTACGGCGAGTACCCGTCCGGTGGGGAGAGCCTCTCGTCGTCGTCCACGGAGTCCGACGTGCTCACCGTCTCCGGCCGTGAGTGGCGCCAGGCGCGCGGCACGCCGTATCACAAGAGGAGGCAGGCGACCGAGCTGGACGTGGTGCAGGTGGAGGACGGCGTCGgggtgctgccgccgccgccgctgctgttcCACTGGCTCAGCCTCAAGATGGCATGA